From Nicotiana tabacum cultivar K326 chromosome 22, ASM71507v2, whole genome shotgun sequence, one genomic window encodes:
- the LOC142176518 gene encoding chlorophyll a-b binding protein 4, chloroplastic-like, producing the protein MHTQNIQFPLDYQFYFLDTSQMATVTSQASAAVFRPTASKSRFLSGASGKLNREVFFKPSTSSSYNSFKVEAKKGEWLPGLTSPTYLDGRLAGDNGFDPLGLAEDPENLKWFVQAELVNGRWAMLGVAGMLLPEVLTSAGLLNVPKWYDAGKSEYFASSSTLFVIEFILFHYVEIRRWQDIKNPGSVNQDPIFKSYSLPPNEVGYPGGIFNPLNFAPTLEAKEKEIANGRLAMLAFLGFIVQHNVTGKGPFDNLLQHLSDPWHNTIIQTFAN; encoded by the exons ATGCATACACAGAATATACAATTTCCTTTAGATTACCAATTCTATTTTCTTGACACCTCCCAAATGGCCACCGTCACGTCGCAAGCCTCCGCCGCCGTCTTCCGGCCAACCGCCTCCAAGTCAAGATTCCTCAGTGGAGCATCTGGTAAACTAAATAGGGAGGTGTTTTTTAAACCCTCAACTTCTTCATCTTACAACTCATTCAAAGTTGAAGCTAAGAAAGGTGAATGGCTTCCAGGCTTAACCTCTCCTACTTATCTTGATGGCAG ACTCGCTGGTGACAATGGTTTCGATCCATTGGGACTCGCTGAGGATCCAGAAAACTTGAAATGGTTCGTTCAAGCCGAGCTAGTGAACGGTCGATGGGCAATGTTGGGTGTTGCTGGAATGTTACTGCCTGAGGTTCTTACCAGTGCTGGACTCCTTAACGTACCAAAATGGTACGATGCTGGAAAATCTGAGTACTTTGCATCTTCATCAACTCTGTTCGTGATCGAGTTCATATTGTTTCACTACGTCGAAATTCGACGTTGGCAAGACATTAAGAACCCAGGAAGTGTTAATCAAGATCCTATTTTCAAGAGCTATAGTTTGCCTCCTAATGAAGTTGGTTACCCTGGTGGTATTTTCAATCCACTTAACTTTGCTCCCACATTGGAAGCTAAGGAGAAGGAAATTGCTAATG GGAGATTGGCAATGTTGGCATTTTTGGGATTTATAGTGCAGCACAATGTGACAGGAAAGGGACCATTTGACaacttgttgcagcatctttcaGACCCATGGCACAATACCATTATCCAAACATTCGCCAATTAG
- the LOC142176519 gene encoding uncharacterized protein LOC142176519 has translation MEKIFSFSAQGNKKIADGLNHFNSTMLSCMILGLVITFQEFRSCSSSIFRAILLVFTPYKKSETSSKSKNCGPEIVTTNNEALLEEDDVEIVLDTLMIFCNQNEDDFDKVGLAEVFDSFDETETSLEEVKEAFNMFDENGDGYIDANELKKVICKMGFLEFSLEDCQRMIVPFDVNTDGKIEFAEFLKLLEQSTFL, from the coding sequence ATGGAGAAGATCTTTTCATTCTCAGCTCAGGGCAACAAGAAGATAGCTGATGGACTCAATCATTTCAATTCCACCATGTTAAGTTGTATGATTCTTGGCTTAGTAATCACATTTCAGGAATTtcgttcttgttcttcttctatATTTCGAGCCATTCTTTTGGTATTTACTCCATATAAGAAGTCTGAAACTTCATCAAAGTCAAAAAACTGTGGCCCTGAAATTGTTACTACTAATAATGAGGCACTATTGGAGGAAGATGATGTTGAGATAGTATTGGATACACTAATGATTTTCTGCAACCAAAATGAGGATGATTTTGATAAGGTTGGATTGGCTGAGGTTTTCGATTCGTTCGACGAAACAGAGACTAGTTTAGAAGAAGTTAAAGAAGCTTTTAATATGTTTGATGAGAATGGAGATGGCTATATTGATGCAAATGAGCTAAAGAAAGTCATTTGTAAGATGGGTTTCTTGGAATTTTCATTGGAGGATTGCCAGAGGATGATTGTGCCCTTTGATGTAAACACAGATGGAAAAATTGAATTTGCTGAATTTCTAAAGCTCCTGGAGCAAAGTACCTTTCTATAA
- the LOC142176372 gene encoding thioredoxin-like 1-2, chloroplastic isoform X2, translating into MHQIILVLTIGMLNDFLYAQVSIAAQRWWEKTLKPNMVEINSAQQLVDSLLKAGNRLVIIDFFSPSCRGCKTLHPKISQLAESNPNAIFLKVNYEELKTMCNALNIPVLPFFRFYRGAQGKVCSFSCTNATIKKFKDALARYGKDQCSLGPARGLDESELLALASIGELSRKDCTRKDIFQESAFTGVVDMYYSTLELKEGTDFVMA; encoded by the exons ATGCATCAGATCATATTGGTACTAACCATTGGAATGTTGAACGACTTTCTGTAT GCACAAGTATCAATCGCTGCTCAGAGATGGTGGGAGAAGACCCTTAAACCCAACATGGTAGAGATCAATTCAGCACAACAACTTGTTGATTCATTATTAAAAGCTGGTAATAGATTGGTCATAATTGACTTCTTCTCTCCTAGCTGTAGAGGTTGCAAGACTTTACATCCTAAG ATCTCTCAGTTAGCTGAATCAAACCCCAATGCCATATTCCTCAAAGTAAACTACGAAGAACTGAAAACCATGTGCAATGCTCTTAATATACCTGTCTTACCCTTCTTCAGATTCTATAGGGGTGCACAAGGCAAAGTTTGTAGCTTCAGCTGTACCAATGCAACA ATAAAGAAATTCAAAGATGCATTAGCAAGATATGGGAAAGATCAGTGTAGTCTTGGTCCAGCAAGAGGTTTAGATGAATCTGAGCTTTTAGCCTTAGCTTCAATTGGAGAATTATCAAGAAAGGATTGTACAAGGAAAGATATATTCCAAGAATCAGCCTTTACAGGAGTAGTAGATATGTACTATAGCACTTTGGAGCTAAAAGAAGGTACGGATTTTGTGATGGCTTAG
- the LOC142176372 gene encoding thioredoxin-like 1-2, chloroplastic isoform X1, which translates to MACSLSTGFSVSGPCFNATAKESRRHCPSIGTLQLKDLASREFLGKPLDYASDHIGTNHWNVERLSAQVSIAAQRWWEKTLKPNMVEINSAQQLVDSLLKAGNRLVIIDFFSPSCRGCKTLHPKISQLAESNPNAIFLKVNYEELKTMCNALNIPVLPFFRFYRGAQGKVCSFSCTNATIKKFKDALARYGKDQCSLGPARGLDESELLALASIGELSRKDCTRKDIFQESAFTGVVDMYYSTLELKEGTDFVMA; encoded by the exons ATGGCTTGTTCTTTGAGTACTGGTTTTTCTGTTTCTGGTCCCTGTTTCAACGCCACAGCCAAAGAGTCTCGTCGTCATTGCCCTTCGATTGGCACTCTGCAACTTAAAGATTTAGCATCCAGAGAATTTCTAGGCAAACCCTTGGATTATGCATCAGATCATATTGGTACTAACCATTGGAATGTTGAACGACTTTCT GCACAAGTATCAATCGCTGCTCAGAGATGGTGGGAGAAGACCCTTAAACCCAACATGGTAGAGATCAATTCAGCACAACAACTTGTTGATTCATTATTAAAAGCTGGTAATAGATTGGTCATAATTGACTTCTTCTCTCCTAGCTGTAGAGGTTGCAAGACTTTACATCCTAAG ATCTCTCAGTTAGCTGAATCAAACCCCAATGCCATATTCCTCAAAGTAAACTACGAAGAACTGAAAACCATGTGCAATGCTCTTAATATACCTGTCTTACCCTTCTTCAGATTCTATAGGGGTGCACAAGGCAAAGTTTGTAGCTTCAGCTGTACCAATGCAACA ATAAAGAAATTCAAAGATGCATTAGCAAGATATGGGAAAGATCAGTGTAGTCTTGGTCCAGCAAGAGGTTTAGATGAATCTGAGCTTTTAGCCTTAGCTTCAATTGGAGAATTATCAAGAAAGGATTGTACAAGGAAAGATATATTCCAAGAATCAGCCTTTACAGGAGTAGTAGATATGTACTATAGCACTTTGGAGCTAAAAGAAGGTACGGATTTTGTGATGGCTTAG